In the Natrinema amylolyticum genome, one interval contains:
- a CDS encoding FxsA family protein, whose product MLRWIFALLLIPFLDAVLLAVIVTQFGFVSWVGMILLVVLTGLVGMLLVRAEGRRTIRKMQRTMAAGKPPTNELLDGGLLIAAGAFLLTPGLVTDVIGFLLAVPLTRIPIRAALKRFVIVPYADKKTGGFASGNVWTFGFPNDETADGSTESTDGGTYDLGDDDYTVDGNGDDSYTIDFGDERTDDTDDERDDDPLAR is encoded by the coding sequence ATGCTCCGGTGGATCTTCGCGCTGTTGCTCATCCCGTTTCTCGACGCCGTGTTGCTCGCGGTGATCGTTACCCAGTTCGGGTTCGTCAGCTGGGTCGGGATGATCTTACTCGTCGTCCTGACTGGACTGGTCGGGATGCTCCTCGTCCGCGCGGAAGGGCGACGGACGATCCGGAAGATGCAACGGACGATGGCCGCGGGGAAGCCGCCGACCAACGAACTGCTCGACGGGGGCCTGCTGATCGCCGCCGGGGCGTTCCTGCTGACTCCCGGGCTGGTGACCGACGTCATCGGCTTCCTGCTGGCCGTTCCGCTGACGCGGATCCCGATCCGCGCGGCCCTCAAGCGGTTCGTGATCGTCCCCTACGCGGACAAGAAGACGGGCGGGTTCGCCAGCGGCAACGTCTGGACGTTCGGCTTCCCGAACGACGAGACGGCGGACGGATCCACCGAGTCGACCGACGGCGGGACGTACGACCTCGGTGATGACGACTACACCGTCGACGGAAACGGCGACGACTCGTACACGATCGACTTCGGCGACGAGCGGACGGACGACACGGACGACGAGCGAGACGACGACCCCCTCGCTCGGTAG